The following coding sequences lie in one Aureimonas sp. AU20 genomic window:
- a CDS encoding ABC transporter permease, with protein MLIALARRLAGFALTFLILSVFVFAVMEVMPGDPAATMLGTSATPETLAALRTSMGLDAPLVERYAAWLGGLATGDLGTSYTYGVPVRDLIAERLAVTLPLTLMAATLAVLVALPLGTFAAARPGGAVDMAATFYAQAGIAVPNFWIGLLLVMGVALGLGLLPAGGFPGWDAGVWPAVRALILPTVALAIPQSAVLVNITRAAVVEVLNEDFVRTARAKGASPARALWRHAVPNALVPVLTMLGLQFSFLIAGAVLVENVFNLPGMGRLAWQALSQRDLVVIQNVVLFFAVIVILVNLVVDILHTIVDPRLRRRA; from the coding sequence ATGCTCATAGCCCTGGCCCGGCGCCTCGCCGGCTTCGCGCTGACCTTCTTGATCCTTTCGGTCTTCGTCTTCGCGGTGATGGAGGTCATGCCCGGCGATCCGGCGGCCACGATGCTCGGGACTTCGGCGACGCCCGAGACGTTGGCGGCGCTGCGCACGTCGATGGGGCTCGATGCCCCGCTTGTCGAGCGCTACGCCGCGTGGCTCGGCGGCCTTGCCACCGGCGACCTCGGCACGTCCTACACCTACGGCGTGCCGGTGCGCGACCTCATCGCCGAGCGCCTCGCGGTGACGCTGCCGCTCACCTTGATGGCGGCGACGCTGGCGGTTCTCGTCGCTCTGCCGCTCGGCACGTTCGCCGCTGCCCGGCCCGGCGGGGCGGTGGACATGGCGGCCACCTTCTATGCCCAGGCCGGTATCGCCGTGCCGAATTTCTGGATCGGCCTGCTGCTCGTCATGGGCGTGGCGCTGGGGCTCGGGCTCCTGCCGGCGGGAGGCTTTCCCGGCTGGGATGCCGGCGTCTGGCCCGCGGTTCGGGCGCTGATCCTGCCGACCGTGGCACTGGCCATTCCGCAATCGGCGGTCCTCGTGAACATCACGCGCGCCGCCGTGGTGGAGGTGCTGAACGAGGATTTCGTGCGCACCGCGAGGGCCAAGGGCGCCTCGCCCGCCAGAGCCCTGTGGCGCCACGCCGTGCCCAACGCGCTGGTGCCTGTGCTCACCATGCTCGGCCTGCAATTCTCGTTTCTGATCGCGGGCGCGGTGCTGGTGGAAAACGTCTTCAACCTTCCCGGCATGGGCCGCCTGGCCTGGCAGGCCCTGTCGCAGCGCGATCTCGTGGTGATCCAGAACGTCGTCCTGTTCTTTGCCGTGATCGTCATCCTCGTGAATCTGGTGGTGGACATCCTGCACACGATCGTCGATCCGCGCCTTCGCAGGCGCGCATGA
- a CDS encoding ABC transporter permease, producing the protein MSTLALPSAPVPRCLWNRSLLIGLAITLTLASLALLSLVWTPAEPAKLNILRKLKGPLEAGWLGTDQLGRDIASMMMVGARNSLSVALGSVGFGAALGTLAGVFAAARPGLFDAALMRVCDALFALPPILSAIMLGAILGPGSLTAATAIGVFMIPVFARVTRGAARQIWAREYVLAARMAGKGTARITAEHVLPNISGQIIVQVTIQLGLAILTEAGLSFLGLGPTPPAPTWGRMLADSQTYLLQAPHMAVIPGLAIALTVLGLNLTGRGLAAHLDPRGREAA; encoded by the coding sequence ATGAGCACGCTGGCCTTGCCCTCCGCCCCCGTGCCCCGCTGCCTGTGGAACCGCTCGCTCCTGATCGGCCTCGCGATCACGCTGACGCTGGCCTCGCTGGCGCTCCTGTCGCTGGTCTGGACCCCGGCCGAGCCGGCCAAGCTCAACATCCTGCGCAAGCTGAAAGGGCCGCTGGAGGCGGGCTGGCTCGGCACCGACCAACTCGGCCGCGACATCGCCTCCATGATGATGGTGGGCGCGCGCAACTCCCTCTCCGTCGCGCTCGGCAGCGTCGGCTTCGGCGCCGCGCTCGGCACGCTGGCGGGCGTTTTCGCCGCCGCCCGGCCGGGCCTGTTCGACGCGGCCCTCATGCGGGTCTGCGACGCGCTGTTCGCTCTGCCGCCCATCCTTTCGGCGATCATGCTCGGGGCGATCCTCGGCCCCGGCTCGCTGACGGCGGCGACCGCCATCGGCGTCTTCATGATCCCCGTCTTCGCCCGCGTCACCCGCGGCGCGGCGCGCCAGATCTGGGCGCGCGAGTACGTTCTCGCCGCGCGGATGGCCGGTAAGGGCACCGCGCGCATCACCGCCGAGCATGTCCTGCCCAATATTTCCGGCCAGATCATCGTTCAGGTGACGATCCAGCTCGGGCTCGCGATCCTGACCGAGGCGGGCCTGTCCTTCCTCGGCCTCGGGCCGACCCCGCCGGCCCCGACCTGGGGGCGGATGCTGGCCGATTCCCAGACCTACCTCCTCCAGGCGCCGCACATGGCGGTGATCCCGGGCCTTGCGATCGCGCTGACCGTTCTCGGCCTCAATCTCACGGGTCGCGGGCTCGCCGCCCATCTCGACCCGCGCGGAAGGGAGGCCGCCTGA
- a CDS encoding ATP-binding cassette domain-containing protein: MLDVRSLSVAFHRPEGLVRVVDDLSFTLARGETLGIVGESGSGKSITALAAIGLLPRGARAEGQILFEGRDMLALSERERCALRGRRIGMIFQEPMTALNPAMTVGAQIAEGIRLHTSATRREARAEALALLERVRIPDPARRINSYPHELSGGQRQRVGIAIALALEPDLLIADEPTTALDVTVQKEVLDILEELVDELGLALILISHDLGVIARIADRTLVMLRGRTMEEGPTERVLRHPASSYTSELLAALPRRARAGLASPPAADREPAR, encoded by the coding sequence ATGCTGGACGTTCGTTCGCTTTCGGTCGCCTTCCACCGGCCGGAGGGCCTCGTTCGGGTCGTCGACGATCTGTCCTTCACGCTGGCACGCGGCGAAACGCTGGGCATCGTCGGCGAGTCCGGCTCGGGCAAGTCCATCACGGCGCTCGCCGCGATCGGCCTCCTGCCGCGCGGCGCGCGGGCCGAGGGGCAGATCCTGTTCGAGGGGCGGGACATGCTGGCCCTTTCGGAGCGCGAGCGCTGCGCCTTGCGCGGACGGCGCATCGGAATGATCTTCCAGGAGCCGATGACGGCTCTGAACCCGGCCATGACCGTGGGCGCGCAGATCGCGGAGGGCATTCGCCTGCACACGTCCGCCACGCGGCGCGAGGCGCGGGCCGAGGCTCTCGCGCTTCTGGAGCGGGTGCGCATTCCCGATCCCGCCCGGCGCATCAACAGCTATCCCCACGAACTCTCCGGCGGCCAGCGCCAGCGCGTCGGCATCGCCATAGCCCTGGCGCTTGAGCCTGACCTGCTGATCGCCGACGAGCCCACGACCGCGCTGGACGTGACCGTGCAGAAGGAAGTGCTCGACATTCTGGAGGAGCTGGTGGACGAGCTCGGCCTCGCGCTGATCCTCATCAGCCACGATCTCGGCGTGATCGCGCGGATCGCCGACCGCACGCTGGTCATGCTTCGCGGCCGGACGATGGAGGAGGGGCCGACCGAGCGCGTACTGCGCCATCCCGCCAGCAGCTACACCAGTGAACTTCTCGCCGCCCTGCCGCGCCGCGCCCGCGCCGGCCTCGCCTCCCCGCCCGCCGCCGATCGGGAGCCGGCGCGATGA
- a CDS encoding ATP-binding cassette domain-containing protein has translation MSEARTPPVLDVRHLSRDYRVRGANGASRAFRAVDDVSLRLERGSILGLVGESGCGKSTLARIAMALDRPTSGEVLIEGEDLFALSPRALAAKRRDFQMVFQDPYGSLDPRHTVERIVAEPLHVVPDAPKGRDRTDLVARLLESVGLRAADGARYPHEFSGGQRQRIAIARALVTQPRLVVADEAVSALDLSVQAQILRLILDLRDRHGLSVLFISHNIGVVDEIADRVAVMSAGRVVEEGSVRDVLDRPQHDYTRRLLAAEPTLHTIGRRRRSPPVSPASAQAP, from the coding sequence ATGAGCGAGGCGAGAACCCCTCCCGTTCTCGACGTGCGCCATTTGTCGCGCGACTACCGCGTGCGCGGGGCGAACGGGGCGAGCCGCGCCTTTCGCGCCGTGGACGACGTGTCGCTGCGGCTGGAGCGCGGCTCGATCCTTGGGCTGGTCGGGGAATCGGGCTGCGGCAAGTCCACGCTGGCGCGCATCGCCATGGCGCTGGACCGCCCGACCTCGGGCGAGGTCCTGATCGAGGGCGAGGACCTCTTCGCTCTCTCGCCCCGCGCGCTCGCCGCCAAGCGGCGCGACTTCCAGATGGTGTTTCAGGACCCCTATGGCTCGCTCGATCCGCGCCACACGGTGGAGCGCATCGTCGCCGAGCCGCTCCATGTCGTGCCGGACGCGCCAAAGGGCCGGGACCGCACCGATCTCGTCGCGCGGCTTCTGGAAAGCGTCGGCCTGCGCGCGGCCGACGGGGCGCGCTACCCCCACGAGTTTTCCGGCGGCCAGCGCCAGCGCATCGCCATCGCCCGGGCGCTCGTCACGCAGCCGCGCCTTGTGGTGGCCGACGAGGCGGTCTCCGCGCTCGACCTTTCAGTCCAGGCGCAGATCCTGCGGCTGATCCTCGATCTTCGCGACCGACACGGCCTGTCGGTGCTCTTCATCAGCCACAATATCGGCGTGGTGGACGAGATCGCCGACCGCGTCGCCGTCATGAGCGCCGGACGCGTGGTGGAGGAGGGGAGCGTGCGGGACGTTCTCGACCGGCCGCAGCACGACTACACAAGACGGCTCCTCGCGGCCGAGCCGACGCTGCACACGATCGGCCGCCGCCGGCGCTCCCCGCCCGTTTCTCCAGCTTCTGCCCAGGCCCCGTGA
- a CDS encoding amidase: MTDLLSLDAAAVLTAFADRRLSPVEYFDAVTRRIELWEPHISALYAYDPEGACAAAKASEARWAKGAPTGPLDGLPVTVKELIATEGTPIPLGTAATTLLPAAVDAPSAARLREAGAILFAKTTCPDFGMLSSGLSTFHKLTRNPWNLARNPGGSSAGAGAAAAAGYGPLHLGTDIGGSVRLPANWCGLFGLKPSNGRIPIDPYYVGRSAGPMTRSVADAALMMPVLSLPDARDAISLPYEALAWGDFAVDVSGLRIGLMLDAGCGLPVDDSVRAVAEAAARRFEAVGARIVEVPGVLTRTMLDGLDDFWRAKFWGDMALLDEAARGRVLPAITEWAERGGRLSGVEVARGFNRTLDMARACAALFQEVDVVLSPTAPVVHYPAEWPSPTNDPAGRPFEHIAFTVPWNMSGQPAASINAGFTPDGFPIGMQIVGPRFGDLLVMRLSKLFESWRAPIRWPEPPRAVAAAPQDAFLPA; the protein is encoded by the coding sequence ATGACCGATCTCCTATCTCTCGACGCCGCCGCTGTTCTCACCGCCTTCGCGGATCGGCGCCTGTCGCCGGTCGAGTATTTCGACGCGGTCACGCGCCGGATCGAGCTATGGGAGCCGCATATCTCGGCGCTCTATGCCTACGATCCCGAAGGGGCCTGTGCGGCGGCGAAGGCCTCCGAGGCGCGCTGGGCGAAGGGGGCGCCGACGGGGCCGCTCGACGGATTGCCGGTGACGGTGAAGGAACTGATCGCGACGGAGGGTACGCCGATCCCGCTCGGCACGGCGGCGACGACGCTTTTGCCGGCCGCAGTGGACGCGCCCTCGGCCGCGCGCCTGCGCGAAGCCGGCGCCATCCTCTTCGCCAAGACCACATGCCCCGATTTCGGCATGCTCTCGTCCGGCCTTTCCACCTTCCACAAGCTGACGCGCAACCCGTGGAACCTCGCCAGGAACCCCGGCGGCTCCAGCGCCGGAGCGGGCGCGGCGGCCGCTGCCGGCTACGGCCCGCTCCATCTCGGCACCGATATCGGCGGTTCGGTGCGACTGCCCGCCAACTGGTGCGGCCTGTTCGGCTTGAAGCCTAGCAACGGGCGCATTCCGATCGATCCCTATTATGTCGGCCGCTCTGCCGGGCCGATGACCCGCAGCGTCGCCGACGCCGCCCTGATGATGCCGGTCCTCTCGCTGCCCGACGCGCGCGACGCCATCAGCCTTCCCTACGAGGCGCTGGCCTGGGGCGATTTCGCGGTGGATGTCTCGGGCCTGCGGATCGGGCTGATGCTGGACGCCGGCTGCGGCCTGCCGGTGGACGATAGCGTGCGGGCAGTGGCAGAGGCGGCGGCGCGGCGCTTCGAGGCGGTGGGCGCGCGCATCGTCGAGGTGCCCGGCGTTCTCACACGCACCATGCTGGACGGGCTGGACGATTTCTGGCGCGCCAAGTTCTGGGGCGACATGGCGCTCTTGGACGAGGCGGCGCGCGGGCGCGTGCTACCCGCGATCACTGAGTGGGCCGAGCGGGGCGGGCGGCTTTCGGGCGTGGAGGTCGCGCGCGGCTTCAACCGGACGCTGGACATGGCACGCGCCTGCGCCGCCCTGTTTCAGGAGGTGGACGTCGTGCTTTCACCCACCGCGCCGGTGGTGCACTATCCCGCCGAATGGCCCTCGCCCACCAACGACCCCGCCGGGCGCCCCTTCGAGCACATCGCCTTCACCGTGCCCTGGAATATGAGCGGCCAGCCGGCCGCCTCGATCAATGCGGGCTTCACGCCGGACGGCTTCCCGATCGGGATGCAGATCGTCGGCCCGCGCTTCGGCGATCTCTTGGTGATGCGCCTGTCGAAGCTCTTCGAGAGCTGGCGGGCGCCGATCCGCTGGCCCGAGCCGCCGCGTGCCGTCGCCGCTGCGCCTCAGGACGCTTTCCTGCCGGCCTGA
- a CDS encoding GntR family transcriptional regulator — protein sequence MSAVVANPLALTARIAEALRDRIIAGELLPGQRLSETALAGDLAVSRNTLREVFRLLTKEGLLHHEPNRGVFVSVPSAASILDIYRVRRMLECQALAQAYPGHPAAARMAEAVAEARARHAEADWQGVGSANMRFHAAVVDLADSQRLSSFYAQVAAELRLCFGQLDDPERLHAPYIEMNASILAELEAGRPEEASRAMERYLVRSERMILAALARLSTS from the coding sequence TTGAGCGCCGTCGTTGCCAATCCGCTGGCGCTGACGGCGCGCATCGCCGAGGCGCTGCGCGACCGCATCATCGCGGGCGAGCTTCTGCCCGGCCAGCGCCTGTCCGAAACGGCGCTGGCAGGCGATCTCGCCGTGTCGCGCAACACGCTGCGCGAGGTGTTCCGCCTCCTCACCAAGGAAGGGCTGCTGCACCACGAGCCCAATCGCGGCGTCTTCGTTTCGGTGCCCTCTGCCGCCTCGATCCTCGACATCTATCGCGTGCGCCGGATGCTGGAATGCCAGGCCCTGGCCCAGGCCTATCCCGGCCACCCCGCCGCCGCGCGCATGGCCGAGGCCGTGGCCGAGGCGCGGGCGCGCCATGCCGAGGCCGACTGGCAAGGCGTCGGCAGCGCCAATATGCGCTTTCACGCCGCCGTGGTGGATCTGGCCGACAGCCAGCGCCTGTCGTCCTTCTACGCGCAGGTCGCCGCCGAACTGCGCCTTTGCTTCGGCCAGCTCGACGATCCCGAGCGCTTGCACGCCCCCTATATCGAGATGAACGCGTCGATCCTGGCCGAGCTGGAAGCGGGCCGGCCCGAAGAGGCGAGCCGCGCCATGGAGCGCTATCTCGTCCGCTCCGAGCGCATGATCCTCGCAGCCCTCGCCCGTCTCTCCACGAGTTGA
- a CDS encoding NRAMP family divalent metal transporter, which yields MTMDPVPSPRPAVPAASSTFGRGNESKRFALVSAVFLMATAASGPGFITQTATFTQTMGAAFAFGILASVIIDYIVQINIWRIVAATRMRASDIANAAIPGSGYLLAFLVILGGLFFNIANVAGAGLGLNALVGLDPKIGGALSALLAIGIFLNKRAGGVMDRTMIALGVIKIALILFVAYSASPPVGEALRQTVWPDTIDFPTITTIVGGTVGGYLTYAGAHRLLDKGLVGKENIPSVTKAALNGITVTGIMRFILFLGILGVVSSGVTLDLSGRTANPAAQAFGHAVGEFGFRVFGLIFWAAGMSSIIGAAYTSVSFMTAFKTGMSDRARSYATVVFISVSLAIFLLIGTTPAALLVFVGGFNGLVLPIGLTIILYAAWARRDLMCDYRHPIWLFGLGVATAALTWWMGYRSIGPIFAFLSR from the coding sequence ATGACGATGGATCCAGTTCCTTCCCCCCGGCCGGCCGTGCCGGCCGCGTCCTCGACCTTCGGGCGGGGCAACGAGTCCAAGCGCTTCGCCCTGGTCTCGGCGGTCTTCCTGATGGCGACCGCCGCCAGCGGACCGGGCTTCATCACCCAGACCGCGACCTTCACCCAGACCATGGGCGCGGCCTTCGCCTTCGGCATTCTGGCCTCGGTGATCATCGACTACATCGTCCAGATCAACATCTGGCGCATCGTCGCCGCCACGCGCATGCGCGCCTCCGACATCGCCAACGCGGCGATCCCCGGCTCGGGCTATCTCCTGGCCTTCCTCGTCATCCTGGGCGGGTTGTTCTTCAACATCGCCAATGTCGCCGGCGCCGGCCTCGGCCTCAACGCGCTGGTCGGGCTCGACCCCAAGATCGGCGGTGCGCTCTCGGCGCTGCTGGCGATCGGCATCTTCCTCAACAAGCGCGCCGGCGGGGTCATGGACCGCACCATGATCGCGCTCGGTGTCATCAAGATCGCACTGATCCTGTTCGTCGCCTATTCCGCCAGCCCGCCGGTCGGCGAGGCGCTGCGCCAGACCGTCTGGCCCGACACGATCGACTTCCCCACGATCACCACGATCGTCGGCGGCACGGTCGGCGGCTATCTCACCTATGCCGGCGCCCACCGCCTTCTCGACAAGGGGCTGGTCGGCAAGGAGAATATCCCCTCCGTCACCAAGGCCGCGCTGAACGGCATCACGGTGACAGGCATCATGCGCTTCATCCTGTTCCTCGGCATTCTCGGCGTCGTGTCGTCAGGCGTCACGCTGGACCTGTCGGGCCGCACCGCCAACCCCGCCGCCCAGGCCTTCGGCCATGCCGTCGGCGAGTTCGGCTTCCGCGTCTTCGGCTTGATCTTCTGGGCCGCCGGCATGAGCTCGATCATCGGCGCGGCCTATACGTCGGTCTCGTTCATGACCGCCTTCAAGACCGGCATGAGCGATCGCGCCCGGTCCTACGCCACCGTCGTCTTCATCTCCGTGTCGCTCGCCATCTTCCTGCTCATCGGCACCACGCCCGCCGCGCTTCTCGTCTTCGTCGGCGGCTTCAACGGGCTTGTCCTGCCGATCGGCCTCACCATCATCCTCTACGCTGCCTGGGCGCGGCGGGATCTGATGTGCGACTATCGCCATCCCATCTGGCTCTTCGGCCTCGGCGTCGCCACCGCCGCCTTGACCTGGTGGATGGGCTATCGCTCCATCGGCCCGATCTTCGCCTTCCTCAGCCGCTGA
- a CDS encoding LamB/YcsF family protein — MSAIDLNSDLGESYGAWAMGDDAAMLSIVSSANIACGFHAGDPAGLLRTLREAAERGVRVGAHVSYPDRVGFGRRDMDVAHEDLLADVVYQIGALQGLARAAGTSVTYVKPHGALYNRIAGDARQGRAVIEGIKLADPALVLMGLAGAPILTQAREAGLATVAEAFADRAYTPEGTLVSRREPGAVIHDPETVARRMVQLAQSGTLEAIDGSTVRLTAQSICVHGDSPGAVAIARAVREAFEASSIAVRPFTGERA, encoded by the coding sequence ATGTCCGCCATCGACCTCAACAGCGATCTCGGCGAAAGCTACGGCGCCTGGGCCATGGGCGACGACGCGGCGATGCTCTCCATCGTGTCCAGCGCCAACATCGCCTGCGGCTTCCATGCCGGCGATCCTGCCGGCCTGCTTCGCACCTTGCGCGAGGCGGCCGAGCGGGGCGTCAGGGTCGGCGCCCATGTCTCCTATCCCGATCGCGTCGGCTTCGGCCGGCGCGACATGGACGTGGCGCACGAGGATCTCTTGGCCGACGTCGTCTACCAGATCGGCGCGCTGCAGGGGCTGGCCCGCGCCGCCGGCACCTCGGTCACCTACGTCAAGCCGCATGGCGCGCTCTACAACCGCATCGCCGGCGACGCGCGCCAGGGGCGGGCGGTGATCGAAGGGATCAAGCTCGCCGACCCCGCGCTGGTCCTGATGGGGCTCGCCGGTGCGCCGATCCTCACGCAGGCCCGCGAGGCGGGGCTGGCGACCGTGGCCGAGGCCTTCGCCGACCGCGCCTATACGCCGGAGGGCACGTTGGTCTCGCGCCGCGAGCCGGGCGCGGTGATCCACGATCCCGAAACGGTCGCCCGCCGCATGGTGCAACTCGCTCAGTCCGGCACGCTGGAGGCCATCGACGGCTCCACCGTGCGCCTCACCGCGCAGTCGATCTGCGTTCATGGGGACAGTCCTGGCGCGGTCGCCATCGCGCGCGCCGTGCGCGAGGCCTTCGAGGCTTCCTCCATCGCCGTGCGGCCTTTCACGGGAGAGCGGGCATGA
- a CDS encoding putative hydro-lyase yields MSAVATQAQLESARAARLRYRAGEVAPTAGVAPGLTQANMIVLPRDWAFDFLLYAQRNSKSCPVLDVTDVGSVTTTLAPQADLRTDLPLYRIWRDGKLAEEVPDATAAWAEHPDLVAFLIGCSFTFETPLVEAGIEVRHITDGTNVPMYLTDRACRPAGRLKGNLVVSMRPVAAERVADAAMISGRFPAVHGSPVHVGAPDRIGISDLAKPDFGDPVRIEPGEIPVFWACGVTPQAAVMASGVPFAITHSPGHMFVTDIPDAAYHV; encoded by the coding sequence ATGAGTGCCGTCGCCACGCAGGCGCAGCTGGAAAGCGCCCGCGCGGCGCGGCTTCGCTACCGCGCCGGAGAAGTGGCGCCGACGGCCGGCGTCGCACCGGGCCTGACGCAGGCGAACATGATCGTCCTGCCGCGCGACTGGGCCTTCGACTTCCTGCTCTACGCCCAGCGCAACTCCAAGAGCTGCCCGGTGTTGGACGTCACGGATGTGGGGTCGGTCACCACCACGCTCGCGCCGCAAGCGGACCTTCGCACCGACCTGCCGCTGTACCGCATCTGGCGGGACGGCAAGCTGGCCGAGGAAGTGCCGGACGCGACAGCCGCCTGGGCCGAGCACCCCGATCTCGTCGCCTTCCTGATCGGCTGCTCCTTCACCTTCGAGACGCCGCTGGTCGAGGCCGGCATCGAGGTGCGCCACATCACCGACGGCACCAATGTGCCGATGTATCTGACCGACCGCGCCTGCCGCCCGGCCGGGCGGCTCAAGGGAAATCTCGTCGTCTCCATGCGCCCCGTTGCGGCCGAGCGCGTCGCGGATGCGGCGATGATTTCGGGGCGCTTTCCCGCCGTCCACGGCTCGCCCGTCCATGTCGGCGCGCCGGATCGGATCGGCATATCGGACCTCGCCAAGCCCGATTTCGGCGATCCCGTTCGCATCGAGCCCGGCGAGATCCCGGTCTTCTGGGCCTGCGGCGTCACCCCGCAGGCGGCGGTCATGGCCTCCGGCGTGCCCTTCGCCATCACCCATTCGCCGGGCCACATGTTCGTGACCGACATTCCCGACGCGGCCTATCACGTTTGA
- a CDS encoding urea amidolyase family protein, with amino-acid sequence MRILPVSLRVVLVELADLGETLALFASLQAEPLAGVDEVLPAARTLMIRFQPEILSPEALTEALRARDLTARPDRGGALVEVPTVYDGEDLGEVAALTGLSVEEVIRRHAASEFTVAFSGFAPGFGYLVGGDEALHVPRRQSPRTRIPAGSVALAGPFSGVYPQPSPGGWQLIGTTPVPMWDLARTPPALFQPGDRVRFVPIAPVEAERLREEAAATAPAAEAQARAGGLAVLAAAMPALFQDRGRFGETRQGVSASGALDGGAMRAANRLVGNRTDAPVLEITGGGFRLEARESAVVAIAGAPAPLSLIDAAGRNVPAETWHTLALEPGDRLEIAAPKAGVRTYLALRGGFAVEPVLGSASTDTLAHVGPPVVTAGAVLRADPVARTIVGAVTPALEAPFLCPARGETVVLDVVMGPRTDWFTDEAVALLASQVFEVTPQSNRVGIRLEGAVPLSKREGMGELPSEGTATGAIQVPHSGQPVLFLADHPLTGGYPVIATVAEYHLDLAGQIPVHARIRFRPIRPFAEIAPLAHETTP; translated from the coding sequence ATGCGCATCCTGCCGGTCAGTCTTCGCGTGGTGCTGGTGGAGCTTGCCGATCTCGGCGAGACGCTGGCGCTTTTCGCCTCGCTCCAGGCCGAACCGCTGGCCGGCGTCGACGAGGTGCTGCCGGCGGCCCGCACGCTGATGATCCGCTTCCAACCCGAAATCCTCTCGCCCGAGGCGCTGACTGAAGCCCTGCGCGCGCGCGATCTGACCGCCCGGCCCGACCGCGGCGGCGCTCTGGTCGAGGTGCCGACGGTCTATGATGGCGAGGATCTCGGCGAGGTGGCGGCGCTGACCGGGCTTTCCGTCGAGGAGGTGATTCGGCGCCACGCGGCCTCCGAGTTCACGGTCGCCTTTTCCGGCTTCGCGCCGGGCTTCGGCTATCTCGTCGGCGGCGACGAGGCGTTGCACGTGCCGCGTCGGCAGAGCCCGCGCACGCGCATTCCGGCGGGCTCGGTGGCGCTGGCCGGACCGTTCAGCGGAGTCTACCCGCAGCCGAGCCCCGGCGGCTGGCAGCTCATCGGCACGACGCCGGTGCCGATGTGGGATCTCGCCCGCACCCCGCCGGCCTTGTTCCAGCCGGGAGACCGGGTGCGCTTCGTCCCCATCGCGCCGGTCGAGGCCGAGCGGCTTCGCGAGGAGGCCGCGGCCACCGCGCCCGCGGCGGAGGCGCAGGCGCGGGCAGGGGGCTTGGCCGTTCTCGCCGCGGCCATGCCCGCCTTGTTTCAGGATCGCGGCCGCTTCGGCGAAACGCGCCAGGGCGTTTCGGCCTCCGGCGCGCTGGACGGCGGCGCTATGCGCGCGGCCAACCGCTTGGTCGGCAACCGGACCGACGCACCGGTGCTGGAGATCACCGGCGGCGGCTTTCGGCTGGAAGCGCGCGAGAGCGCCGTGGTGGCGATCGCCGGCGCGCCCGCGCCGCTGTCGCTGATCGACGCGGCTGGGCGCAATGTCCCGGCCGAGACGTGGCATACGCTGGCCCTGGAGCCCGGCGATAGGCTGGAGATCGCCGCGCCCAAGGCCGGCGTGCGGACCTATTTGGCGCTGCGCGGCGGCTTCGCCGTCGAGCCCGTTCTCGGCAGCGCCAGCACGGACACGCTCGCCCATGTCGGCCCGCCGGTGGTGACGGCGGGGGCCGTGCTGCGCGCCGACCCGGTCGCGCGCACGATCGTCGGCGCGGTGACCCCCGCGCTCGAAGCACCCTTCCTTTGCCCGGCGCGCGGCGAGACCGTGGTGCTCGACGTCGTGATGGGGCCGCGCACGGACTGGTTCACCGACGAGGCCGTCGCGCTCCTGGCGTCTCAGGTCTTTGAGGTCACGCCGCAGTCGAACCGCGTTGGCATCCGGTTGGAGGGCGCCGTCCCGCTCTCCAAGCGTGAGGGGATGGGTGAGCTGCCAAGCGAGGGCACGGCGACCGGCGCGATCCAGGTGCCCCATAGCGGCCAGCCCGTCCTGTTCCTGGCCGACCATCCGTTGACCGGCGGCTATCCCGTGATCGCGACGGTCGCCGAATACCATCTCGACCTCGCGGGCCAGATTCCGGTTCATGCCCGCATCCGCTTCCGTCCGATCCGCCCCTTCGCCGAGATCGCGCCTCTCGCTCACGAGACCACGCCATGA